The proteins below come from a single Chitinophaga pinensis DSM 2588 genomic window:
- a CDS encoding FecR domain-containing protein — MTKLNADEALYALLCKYVLGEADVTERQWVDEWLKSDPEHPALLASLDKLLKGQPVIQVTPEDTERAWQSLSSHIGSMKVSHTRRSWWAAAAVLLIAAGTGWWWLTASRNRVQRYTGPVVAYLKDGSTIQLEDNALLEVSSGFGKVQREVSLEGKALFTVTSDAARPFIVKLGERTIRVLGTRFMVETAGKTSPFRVHVDTGEVMVCDSRSNDSVVLSAGMLLEQRYKERFRVAAHVADAVGKQLSFTDTPLSEVLQTIGLVYNITVTADSTLLELPVTATFTGETANNILASLAFMTNATIEKGASGVTLKKHDE, encoded by the coding sequence ATGACTAAACTGAATGCTGATGAGGCATTATATGCCTTGCTATGTAAATACGTGCTTGGTGAAGCCGATGTGACTGAGCGTCAATGGGTGGACGAATGGCTGAAAAGCGATCCCGAACATCCGGCATTATTGGCTTCACTTGACAAGTTACTCAAGGGGCAGCCTGTTATACAGGTGACCCCGGAGGATACGGAACGTGCCTGGCAGTCTCTCAGTAGCCATATAGGCAGCATGAAAGTCAGCCATACGCGGCGTAGCTGGTGGGCGGCAGCAGCCGTGTTGCTGATCGCAGCAGGAACAGGATGGTGGTGGCTGACAGCCAGCAGGAACAGGGTGCAACGTTATACAGGGCCGGTGGTCGCCTATCTGAAAGATGGATCTACGATTCAGCTGGAAGATAATGCCCTGCTGGAGGTCTCATCGGGTTTCGGTAAAGTACAAAGAGAGGTGAGCCTGGAAGGAAAAGCACTTTTTACTGTAACGTCGGATGCTGCCCGTCCGTTTATAGTAAAATTGGGGGAACGTACCATCAGGGTGCTGGGTACCCGTTTTATGGTGGAAACCGCTGGAAAGACAAGCCCGTTCCGGGTACATGTCGATACAGGAGAAGTGATGGTCTGTGATAGCCGTAGCAACGACAGTGTAGTGCTTTCTGCCGGTATGCTGCTGGAGCAACGGTATAAAGAACGTTTCCGGGTAGCTGCACATGTGGCAGATGCCGTTGGCAAACAATTGTCGTTTACAGACACACCTTTGTCAGAGGTATTACAGACCATCGGACTGGTGTATAACATAACCGTTACCGCAGACAGTACATTGCTGGAACTGCCGGTGACAGCCACTTTTACCGGCGAAACAGCCAACAACATACTGGCCTCGCTCGCATTTATGACCAATGCGACAATAGAAAAAGGAGCGTCCGGTGTCACATTAAAGAAGCATGATGAATAA
- a CDS encoding DUF4249 domain-containing protein, which produces MIIFAGCSKESRIAIPYDGDKIVLNTLIQPDSLVYIRVTGSKPVKEYQNLKFPELKNAVVMMYEDGKTMPAPEWKVINGKGYFVSHMPARAGSEYKITVNYSGLASVTATDSTPQRPEIRDGAAQKLGNRVRFTLKDNINEKNYYRIRVYNADTVNGVITPFKRDTVKFRLDPSFNNNFADIIGNSYSGEVMLSDERISGKDVLFVLQTSKQVTASHMIVEVSNLTTGAYKYLDGTSDQRLEDGLDFTLNPEDIYSNVKNGYGIVAGVNAGRLSFAVE; this is translated from the coding sequence ATGATCATATTCGCTGGCTGTAGCAAGGAGTCCAGGATTGCGATACCCTATGATGGCGATAAGATAGTGCTCAATACGCTGATACAGCCTGACAGTCTTGTGTATATAAGAGTGACCGGCAGTAAGCCGGTGAAAGAATATCAGAATCTGAAGTTCCCCGAGTTGAAAAATGCAGTTGTCATGATGTATGAAGACGGCAAAACAATGCCGGCGCCGGAATGGAAAGTAATCAATGGGAAAGGATACTTTGTATCCCATATGCCAGCCAGGGCAGGCAGTGAGTATAAGATCACAGTTAATTACAGCGGATTGGCCAGTGTAACTGCAACGGACAGCACGCCACAGCGTCCGGAAATCAGGGACGGAGCTGCACAGAAATTGGGCAACAGGGTGCGTTTCACGCTGAAAGACAATATTAATGAGAAAAATTACTACAGGATACGCGTGTATAATGCCGACACTGTAAACGGTGTCATTACTCCATTTAAGCGCGATACCGTAAAGTTCAGACTGGATCCTTCCTTTAATAACAACTTTGCTGATATTATAGGCAATAGCTATAGCGGCGAAGTGATGCTGAGTGATGAACGTATCAGCGGAAAGGATGTACTGTTCGTATTACAGACAAGCAAACAGGTCACTGCTTCCCACATGATAGTGGAAGTCAGCAATCTGACGACGGGCGCCTATAAATACCTGGACGGCACATCAGATCAGCGATTGGAAGACGGCCTTGATTTTACGTTGAATCCGGAGGATATCTATTCCAATGTGAAGAACGGATATGGCATCGTTGCGGGGGTAAACGCCGGCAGACTTTCATTCGCAGTAGAATAG
- a CDS encoding RNA polymerase sigma-70 factor, producing MLDRQTFEDIFREHHAACLAFAVHYTGNVHEAEEVVQQVFLRLWEKRAVIDITGATRSYLLAAIRNTAISNWRKETVRQEKEQTAGHLQAADVPVQSPVWELEKRYQQALEVLPERCREVFILSRQQQLKYHEIAEVMNISVKTVENQMGKALKIMHRELRDYLNLLLLLL from the coding sequence ATGCTGGACCGCCAAACATTTGAAGATATCTTTAGAGAACATCACGCCGCCTGTCTCGCTTTTGCCGTGCATTACACTGGTAATGTCCACGAGGCGGAGGAGGTAGTGCAGCAGGTATTCCTGCGACTGTGGGAGAAAAGAGCGGTGATTGATATCACAGGGGCGACCCGGTCTTACCTGCTGGCGGCGATCCGGAATACGGCAATCAGTAACTGGCGGAAAGAGACGGTGAGGCAGGAGAAAGAGCAGACCGCCGGTCATCTCCAGGCAGCAGATGTACCCGTTCAATCGCCGGTATGGGAGTTGGAAAAACGGTATCAACAAGCCCTGGAAGTACTCCCTGAGCGTTGTCGTGAAGTGTTTATACTCAGCCGTCAGCAGCAATTGAAGTACCATGAGATCGCGGAAGTAATGAACATTTCTGTTAAGACGGTGGAAAACCAGATGGGAAAAGCATTGAAAATTATGCACCGGGAACTGAGGGACTACCTGAACCTGTTGCTGCTGCTACTTTAA
- a CDS encoding carboxypeptidase-like regulatory domain-containing protein: protein MMSLFGRFLLGMLLISISVQASEWDWRMKISVVVKDQPLETVCTILEQQYGIHFSYSRNIVDLSPLVTINVQNRPLKKALDEIFSPYNISFARIGDQIVLTVKKHPTATINGYVQDFKTGEKLIGATVYSPILHVGTMTNQFGFFSITLPQDTSSLTVSYIGYEPAHLYSGKNDKTPVIVALHPKSSLPEVIVDTIRPTEQSTVSRLNVSPAAVKSMPRLLGEADMMRTIVALPGVSGSLDGAGSLNVRGGSPDQNLILLDGTPIFNVSHLFGIFSVFNPDIVKNADFYKGAFPARYGGRLSSIVDISLKDGDMQQYHGEAAIGLIAAKAMVEGPLKKDKTSFLVSARRSHTDMLMNDLIVNNNTESGPESNAYVYFYDANVKINHIFSPRDRIYLSAYIGQDKLSVKWKEGSSDGGISTYSGDSRSNFLWGNYTSTLRWNHVFGPKMFANVTVNYSQYYFSTDYKYNYKPLNSLDTGILSGKYYSRIQNAVAKMDFEYRPQPKHTIKFGVGGITHIFTPGVSVFQDNGKDQPAVDTTYGDVTSVGQELYLYGEDEWNAAHNLWLNLGVHASGFLVDGRFYNSIQPRLGIRYELPRRWVLRGSYTHMTQYLHLLANNAASLPTDLWVPSSGRVKPMFSRQGSFGVSKTSRRGMYAMSLEGYYKTMDHVIEYKGAASPFNGAGKDWDEVVDIGKGRSYGAELLLEKKKGTTRGWIGYTLAWSERAFPSVNQGRIFPYKYDRRHDLEVVITQKLGKRWELSASWEYASGTPLSLPNASYEGINDPSPYDPPQNDPILDHMGDRNKYRTTPMHRLDLSATYSKKKRLWTKSWTFSLYNAYNQQNPFFYAIVTDREKQERYLAEVSILPILPSVTYAIKF from the coding sequence ATGATGTCACTGTTTGGTAGATTCCTGCTGGGGATGCTATTGATCAGTATTTCTGTACAGGCGTCAGAGTGGGACTGGAGAATGAAAATCAGCGTGGTCGTAAAGGACCAGCCGCTGGAAACGGTATGTACTATACTCGAACAACAATACGGTATCCATTTTTCTTATAGCCGCAATATTGTGGACCTCTCACCGCTGGTGACCATCAATGTGCAGAACCGGCCCCTGAAAAAAGCCCTGGATGAAATTTTTAGCCCTTATAATATTTCCTTTGCCCGCATAGGCGATCAGATTGTGTTGACAGTCAAGAAGCATCCAACGGCTACTATTAATGGATATGTACAGGATTTTAAGACTGGTGAGAAGTTGATCGGGGCCACTGTTTATTCTCCCATATTGCATGTAGGGACGATGACCAACCAATTTGGCTTTTTCAGTATTACCCTTCCACAGGATACGAGTAGTCTGACGGTATCTTATATCGGCTATGAGCCTGCTCATCTTTATTCCGGGAAAAATGACAAGACACCGGTAATTGTGGCATTGCATCCAAAAAGTAGCTTGCCTGAAGTGATTGTAGATACAATTCGTCCGACGGAGCAAAGTACTGTCAGCCGCCTGAATGTATCTCCGGCAGCTGTTAAATCCATGCCCCGTTTATTGGGTGAAGCAGATATGATGCGTACGATTGTTGCCTTACCTGGTGTGTCCGGTAGCCTGGATGGTGCAGGTTCTCTGAATGTCAGGGGAGGTAGCCCTGATCAGAACCTGATACTGCTGGATGGTACTCCTATATTTAACGTTTCGCATCTGTTTGGTATTTTCTCGGTGTTCAACCCTGATATTGTGAAAAACGCAGACTTCTATAAAGGTGCATTTCCTGCCCGTTATGGTGGTCGTTTGTCTTCCATTGTGGATATCTCTCTTAAAGACGGAGATATGCAGCAGTATCATGGAGAGGCAGCTATAGGATTGATTGCGGCGAAAGCAATGGTAGAAGGGCCACTGAAAAAGGACAAAACATCTTTTCTTGTGTCAGCCCGCCGTTCACATACAGATATGCTGATGAATGACCTGATTGTGAATAATAACACGGAGTCCGGACCGGAAAGTAATGCATATGTGTATTTCTATGATGCCAATGTGAAGATCAACCATATTTTTTCACCCCGTGACCGTATCTATCTAAGTGCATATATAGGGCAGGACAAACTCAGTGTGAAATGGAAGGAGGGGTCTTCGGACGGCGGCATCAGTACTTATTCCGGCGATAGCCGTTCTAATTTCCTCTGGGGAAATTATACCAGTACTTTACGATGGAATCATGTGTTTGGGCCGAAGATGTTTGCAAATGTGACGGTGAATTATTCACAATATTATTTCTCCACTGATTATAAATACAACTACAAGCCGCTGAATTCATTGGATACAGGTATATTATCCGGTAAATACTATTCCCGGATACAGAATGCCGTGGCCAAGATGGACTTTGAATACAGGCCACAGCCCAAACACACGATTAAATTTGGTGTCGGTGGCATCACACATATTTTCACACCAGGTGTATCTGTATTTCAGGACAATGGTAAAGATCAGCCGGCAGTGGATACCACTTATGGCGATGTGACTTCGGTAGGACAGGAGTTGTATCTGTATGGTGAAGATGAATGGAATGCGGCACATAATCTCTGGCTGAATCTGGGGGTACATGCATCCGGTTTCCTGGTGGATGGTCGTTTCTATAATTCCATACAACCCCGTTTAGGTATCCGTTATGAATTGCCGCGCAGATGGGTGCTCAGAGGTTCGTATACACATATGACGCAGTATCTGCATCTGCTGGCTAATAATGCGGCGAGTCTGCCTACAGATCTGTGGGTTCCATCATCCGGAAGGGTAAAGCCAATGTTCTCACGGCAGGGTTCTTTTGGTGTATCCAAAACGAGCAGAAGAGGGATGTATGCGATGTCACTTGAGGGCTATTACAAGACCATGGACCATGTGATAGAGTATAAAGGGGCAGCTTCTCCATTTAACGGAGCAGGAAAGGATTGGGATGAAGTGGTGGATATTGGTAAGGGGCGTAGTTATGGTGCAGAATTATTACTTGAGAAAAAGAAAGGAACAACACGCGGCTGGATAGGCTATACCTTGGCATGGTCAGAAAGAGCTTTCCCCAGTGTTAATCAGGGAAGAATATTCCCTTATAAATATGACCGCCGGCATGACCTGGAAGTGGTGATCACGCAAAAGCTGGGTAAACGCTGGGAATTGTCCGCCAGTTGGGAATATGCTTCCGGTACGCCTTTGTCATTACCCAATGCCAGTTATGAAGGGATTAATGATCCTTCTCCTTATGATCCGCCACAGAACGATCCTATACTGGATCATATGGGCGACAGGAATAAGTACCGTACTACACCGATGCACCGGCTGGATCTCAGCGCCACTTACAGCAAAAAGAAGCGGCTGTGGACAAAAAGCTGGACGTTCAGTCTGTACAATGCCTATAATCAACAAAATCCATTCTTTTACGCCATCGTCACTGACAGGGAGAAACAGGAGCGTTATCTGGCCGAGGTCAGCATCCTGCCTATTCTGCCTAGTGTGACGTACGCTATTAAATTTTAA